A window from Tenacibaculum singaporense encodes these proteins:
- the ric gene encoding iron-sulfur cluster repair di-iron protein gives MVVSSNKTVADYVTENIKTAHIFKKYGIDFCCGGGISVEKACAKNNVDQATLEKELAEVDVIKDVIEDYDKWELDFLMIYIENVHHTYVRESLPIISQYVNKVAKVHGHHYAEVVEINQLFHEVANELISHMQKEEQVLFPFIKQLVQAEKEGIKNTTPPFGTVNNPIRMMEHEHESAGNIFKEISRLSNNYTPPEGACNTFRALYAKLDEFEQDLHKHIHLENNILHPKAILLEKKMS, from the coding sequence ATGGTAGTATCAAGTAACAAAACTGTAGCTGATTATGTTACAGAAAATATAAAAACAGCACATATTTTTAAGAAATACGGAATTGATTTTTGCTGTGGTGGAGGTATTTCTGTTGAAAAGGCTTGTGCAAAAAACAATGTAGATCAAGCAACTCTTGAAAAAGAACTAGCTGAGGTTGATGTAATAAAAGATGTTATTGAAGATTATGATAAGTGGGAATTGGATTTTTTAATGATTTATATTGAAAATGTACATCATACCTATGTAAGAGAAAGTCTACCTATCATTTCTCAATATGTTAATAAAGTTGCTAAAGTACATGGACACCATTATGCTGAAGTCGTAGAAATAAATCAATTATTTCATGAAGTTGCTAATGAGCTTATATCACATATGCAAAAAGAAGAACAAGTACTGTTTCCTTTTATAAAACAATTAGTGCAGGCAGAAAAAGAAGGAATAAAAAATACAACACCTCCTTTTGGAACTGTAAACAACCCTATACGAATGATGGAGCACGAACATGAAAGCGCAGGAAATATTTTTAAGGAAATATCAAGACTGTCTAACAATTATACTCCTCCAGAAGGAGCCTGCAATACTTTTAGAGCTTTGTATGCTAAGCTAGATGAGTTTGAACAAGATTTACATAAACACATTCATCTCGAAAATAATATTTTGCATCCAAAAGCAATTCTTTTAGAAAAGAAAATGTCCTAA
- a CDS encoding alginate export family protein — translation MKKSKIIIALLFFATTTIFAQLKIDAELRPRAEYRHGFKTLFPDNTNPALFVSQRTRLNTTYKTERLNFYVSFQDVRVWGDVPQLNNADNSGLSVHQAWGEIFLDSNFSVKLGRQEVIYDDSRIFGNVDWAQQARSHDMAMLKYQKDDFKFDIGLAFNQSKENLTGTNLTTPNTYKAMQYAWLHKDWNDFSGSFLFLNNGMQSPNGLTYSQTVGTHLTAKKDKFNITANLYYQFGNDALDRELSAYLLGLEAMFKASEKTKVGLGVELQSGNDYNTPADENNAFTPFYGTNHKFNGFMDYFYVGNHINSVGLLDLYAKANFKLNSKSGLTAFVHNFSAAADINDTVSNQLGTEVDLVYGYKFTKDIGFKAGYSHLFPSEGMEVLKGNSDGNTNNWAWVMVTIKPTLFSSKN, via the coding sequence ATGAAAAAATCAAAAATTATAATAGCATTACTCTTTTTTGCTACAACTACAATTTTTGCTCAATTAAAAATTGATGCTGAACTTCGTCCACGTGCTGAATACAGACATGGATTTAAAACTTTATTCCCTGATAATACTAACCCAGCCCTTTTTGTTTCGCAAAGAACCCGACTGAACACTACCTATAAAACTGAAAGGTTAAACTTTTATGTTAGTTTTCAGGATGTAAGAGTTTGGGGAGATGTTCCGCAACTTAATAATGCTGACAACAGTGGTTTAAGTGTTCATCAAGCATGGGGAGAAATATTTTTAGATTCTAATTTTTCTGTAAAATTAGGACGTCAAGAAGTTATATACGATGATAGCAGGATTTTTGGTAATGTAGATTGGGCGCAACAAGCTCGTAGTCACGATATGGCTATGCTTAAATATCAAAAAGATGATTTTAAATTTGATATTGGTTTAGCTTTTAATCAGTCGAAAGAAAACCTAACAGGAACAAACTTAACTACACCTAATACGTATAAAGCAATGCAATATGCGTGGTTGCATAAAGATTGGAATGACTTTTCTGGTAGTTTCTTATTTTTAAATAATGGAATGCAATCTCCTAATGGCCTTACATACAGTCAAACTGTAGGAACTCATTTAACTGCCAAAAAGGATAAATTTAATATTACTGCTAATTTATATTATCAATTTGGGAATGATGCTTTGGATAGAGAGTTAAGTGCTTACTTACTTGGTTTAGAGGCTATGTTTAAAGCTTCAGAAAAAACAAAGGTTGGTTTAGGTGTTGAGTTACAAAGTGGTAATGACTACAATACTCCTGCTGATGAAAACAATGCTTTTACTCCTTTCTATGGAACTAACCATAAATTCAACGGTTTTATGGATTATTTCTATGTGGGTAATCACATAAACAGTGTTGGCTTACTAGATTTATATGCGAAAGCTAATTTTAAATTAAACTCTAAATCTGGTTTAACAGCTTTTGTTCATAATTTTTCTGCTGCTGCAGATATTAATGATACTGTTTCTAATCAATTAGGAACTGAAGTAGATCTTGTATACGGATATAAGTTTACAAAAGATATTGGTTTTAAAGCTGGATATTCTCACTTATTTCCTTCTGAAGGAATGGAAGTTTTAAAAGGAAATTCAGATGGTAACACAAATAATTGGGCTTGGGTTATGGTAACTATTAAGCCAACTTTATTTTCATCAAAAAACTAG